The bacterium genome contains the following window.
GAAGCGGAAGCGAATGTCGCCAAAGCAACAGCCACCCTGAACGAAGCCAGACGGAATTTCAACCGCACCGATTCTCTGGCTAAAGCAAAACTGGTATCAGCCGTTGATTTGGATCAAGCAACCACCGGCTTTGAAACCGCACAAGCAAATCTGACTGCTGTCAAAGCTGCACTACTCCGAGCGAAGACAAATCTGACCTATGCGTTTATCCGCAGTCCGATTTCTGGAACGGTCATTTCTCGCAATGTCGATCGGGGACAAACTGTTGCGGCATCGCTTAATGCACCTACCCTTTTTGTTATCGCCCAAGACCTGTCGAAAATGCGTCTGCTTGCTGCCGTGGATGAAGCGGATATTGGGCAAGTCGCACATGGTAATCCGGTAACTTTTACGGTCGAGGCATTTCCTGAGCTGTCATTCAAAGGGGAAGTGGAGCAAGTCCGGCTATCTCCAATAACCTCCTCGAACGTCGTTACCTATACCGTTGTCATCGGAGTCGATAACGCTTCCGGGAAACTGATGCCGGGGATGACGGCGACCGTTACGATTGAAACTGCCCGAGTTGTAGATGCAGTAAAAGTTTCGCGTGCTGCATTGAGGTTCAAACCAGCAAGCGATAGAAATTCCTCGAAATCAGGAACTGGTAGCAGCAAAATGGCAAGTGGAAATGGAACACCATCCCAATCAGGGGTTGCAACACCCGCCAGCAAAACAAGCGGTAAGAAGCGGAAAGGTAGCTCTGGTAGTGCACCGTCTTTTACAGGCGCATTAGCTGGATATGCTACCGACAGCACGAAAACCGAATCGCAAGTGTACCAACTCGATCCGCAAAAGAATTTAATCAAACGAACCGTATTCATTGGACTGAGCACAAACACCGAAGCCGAGATCTTTAGTGAGTTACAAGTTGGGGATTCGGTGATTGTTGGTGTTGTCAATAACGCATCTGCTTCCTCTACAAATTCGAGTAGTAAGAACCCACTTACCCAACAAGGCGGTCCTCCCGGACCAGGTCGGCGGTAAGCAGTAAACAGTATGGATAGGTGGTAAAGAATGAACTTACTGAACGTTTTATTAGAGGCGTTGCGAGCACTAAATCGCAATCGGGTTCGAGCGACACTGACCGCTCTCGGCATTATCATTGGTGTCGGTGCTGTAATTGCCACGGGGGCGGTTGGTGCCGGTGCGAAACAACAAGTAACGGATCAAATTGCAACATTAGGCAGCTCGACGATTATGATTTTCCCAGCTTCAGGCATGTATGGCGGAGTATCGGGCGGCGCGGCATCGGGTGTCTACTATCTCGAGTTAAGTGACATCGATGCGATTGATAAAGAAGTGAAAAATGTGAAAGCATCGACTCCGATGGTTCGTACGAATGCACAAGTTGTCGCAGGATCGCAAAACTGGAGTACCCAAGTACAAGGTGCCGATGAAGATTTTATTGATATACGAGCTTGGCCATTATCCGCAGGTGAGAACTTTGCCCAATCGGATATTCGGAATAATGCAAAAGTCGCCGTCTTAGGACAAACTGTCGTTGACGAACTATTCCCAGATGACGATCCGATT
Protein-coding sequences here:
- a CDS encoding efflux RND transporter periplasmic adaptor subunit; protein product: MQRWIIAGIAVLAIAVGAWILFFPTKSAGSVQYRYAKLTHGDLVRQVNSTGTLEAVTTVQVGSQVSGTLAALYVDFNDRVAKDQLLAVLDTTFLAAQVAEAEANVAKATATLNEARRNFNRTDSLAKAKLVSAVDLDQATTGFETAQANLTAVKAALLRAKTNLTYAFIRSPISGTVISRNVDRGQTVAASLNAPTLFVIAQDLSKMRLLAAVDEADIGQVAHGNPVTFTVEAFPELSFKGEVEQVRLSPITSSNVVTYTVVIGVDNASGKLMPGMTATVTIETARVVDAVKVSRAALRFKPASDRNSSKSGTGSSKMASGNGTPSQSGVATPASKTSGKKRKGSSGSAPSFTGALAGYATDSTKTESQVYQLDPQKNLIKRTVFIGLSTNTEAEIFSELQVGDSVIVGVVNNASASSTNSSSKNPLTQQGGPPGPGRR